A genomic window from Flavobacterium johnsoniae includes:
- a CDS encoding adenylate kinase codes for MINIVLFGKPGAGKGTQAEFLKEKYNLTHLSTGDIFRFNLKNDTELGKKARVFMDNGELVPCEVTTAMLIDEVKKHPNTAGFLFDGYPRTINQAEALDKFLPTIGSSVTATIALEADDEILVARLLERGKTSGRADDQDEEKIRVRYQEYNEKTAPLIGYYKEQNKFHAVDGIGTIEEITERLTSVIDNL; via the coding sequence ATGATTAACATCGTTTTATTTGGAAAGCCTGGTGCAGGAAAAGGAACTCAGGCAGAATTTTTAAAAGAAAAATACAATTTAACACACCTTTCAACTGGAGATATTTTTCGTTTTAATTTAAAAAATGATACTGAACTAGGAAAAAAAGCAAGAGTTTTTATGGACAATGGAGAATTAGTTCCATGCGAAGTAACAACTGCAATGTTAATTGATGAGGTAAAAAAACACCCAAACACAGCAGGATTTTTATTCGACGGTTACCCAAGAACAATCAACCAAGCTGAGGCTTTAGATAAATTTTTGCCAACAATCGGATCTAGCGTAACTGCTACAATCGCTTTAGAAGCAGACGATGAGATTTTGGTAGCGCGTTTATTAGAAAGAGGAAAAACAAGCGGAAGAGCTGACGATCAAGACGAAGAAAAAATTCGTGTAAGATATCAAGAATACAATGAGAAAACAGCTCCTCTTATTGGATATTATAAAGAACAAAACAAGTTTCACGCCGTAGACGGTATCGGAACAATTGAAGAAATTACAGAGCGCTTAACGTCAGTTATAGATAATTTGTAG
- a CDS encoding UDP-N-acetylmuramate--L-alanine ligase, whose translation MKTHFIAIGGSAMHNLALALHNKGYQVTGSDDAIFEPSKSRLEKKGILPAEMGWFPEKITSDIDAIILGMHAKADNPELLKAQELGLKIYSYPEFLYEQSKNKTRVVIGGSHGKTTITSMILHVMHYHNIAVDYMVGAQLEGFDTMVHLTEENDFMVLEGDEYLSSPIDRRPKFHLYQPNIALISGIAWDHINVFPTYENYVEQFEIFIQKITNGGILVYNENDPEVKRVSEAATNPIRKIAYSTPEYSVSDGVTLLKTPEGDMPIEVFGAHNLNNLAGAKWICQNMGVDEADFYEAIASFKGASKRLEKIAEGKGKVAYKDFAHSPSKVAATTKAVKEQYPNRTLVACLELHTYSSLNAEFLKEYEGALEYADVAVVFYSPDAVKIKQLEEVTYEQIATSFNRKDLIIYTNPAEFKEYLFNLNLENSALLLMSSGNYGGLNFDEVKGLIN comes from the coding sequence ATGAAGACACATTTCATCGCCATTGGCGGAAGCGCAATGCACAATCTGGCATTAGCATTGCATAATAAAGGATATCAAGTTACAGGAAGTGACGATGCGATTTTTGAACCTTCAAAATCGAGATTGGAGAAAAAGGGAATTCTTCCGGCAGAAATGGGTTGGTTTCCAGAAAAAATCACTTCGGATATTGACGCTATTATTTTAGGAATGCATGCAAAAGCAGATAATCCTGAATTATTAAAAGCGCAAGAATTGGGATTGAAAATCTATTCGTATCCTGAATTTTTATACGAACAATCTAAAAATAAAACCCGCGTTGTAATTGGTGGTTCGCACGGAAAAACAACCATCACTTCGATGATTTTGCATGTAATGCATTACCATAATATTGCAGTTGATTATATGGTAGGAGCACAGTTGGAAGGTTTTGATACAATGGTGCACTTGACTGAAGAAAACGATTTTATGGTTTTAGAAGGCGATGAATATTTATCTTCTCCAATTGACAGACGTCCGAAATTTCATTTATACCAACCCAATATTGCTTTGATTTCGGGAATTGCTTGGGATCATATTAATGTTTTTCCAACGTATGAAAACTATGTGGAGCAGTTTGAGATTTTCATCCAAAAAATTACTAACGGCGGAATTTTAGTTTATAACGAAAATGATCCAGAAGTAAAACGCGTTTCTGAAGCGGCTACAAATCCGATTAGAAAAATTGCTTATTCAACTCCAGAATATTCTGTGAGTGACGGTGTAACACTTTTAAAAACTCCAGAAGGCGATATGCCAATTGAAGTTTTTGGAGCACACAATTTAAATAATCTTGCTGGAGCAAAATGGATCTGCCAAAATATGGGCGTTGATGAAGCCGATTTTTACGAAGCAATTGCAAGTTTTAAAGGCGCTTCTAAACGTTTAGAAAAAATTGCGGAAGGAAAAGGAAAAGTGGCGTACAAAGATTTTGCACATTCGCCAAGTAAAGTAGCTGCAACTACAAAAGCGGTAAAAGAACAATATCCGAACAGAACTTTGGTGGCTTGTTTAGAATTGCATACTTACAGCAGTTTAAATGCTGAATTTTTGAAAGAATACGAAGGCGCTTTAGAATATGCAGATGTTGCAGTTGTTTTTTATTCTCCAGATGCAGTTAAAATTAAGCAATTGGAAGAAGTAACTTACGAGCAAATCGCAACTTCATTCAACAGAAAAGATTTGATTATTTACACTAATCCAGCTGAATTTAAAGAGTATTTATTCAACTTAAATTTAGAAAATTCTGCTCTTTTATTAATGAGTTCAGGAAATTATGGAGGTTTAAATTTTGACGAAGTAAAAGGTTTGATTAATTAG
- a CDS encoding TonB-dependent receptor, with protein MILKKCFLLLLILFVSQNISAQENIDTTKTQKLNEVLISPLHINRDLQNSPASIGILSEKELLRNNTTDINNVINAIPGVFMQSSNITTTRISIRGIGARTPYGTNKIRAFYGSIPLTSGNSETVIDDIDLQNINQIEIIKGPLSSVYGAGLGGAILISPQTLKKGNYKAEVSSVFGSYGLLKNRISFDLNEKESSLSLSYHNLKTDGWRQNSAYNREGITLGGELFRNRNSKLTYFSNYTYLKAYIPSSINKTTFENNPKAGAPTWVAAKGFKEYKSTLGGLAYDFSINENLKNSTSVFINYKDSNEPRPFDILRQYTFASGVRTQFSGDFNIGKIKNQFIAGLEYFRDNYSGNTFQNLYQQNNENGSLQGDQLSATDQKRDFYNIFSQIRTLLSEHFEIQAGLNYNKTKFELQNDFPASANNQKEKYSYDGIFSPQLSFLFKPNEVQTFYFSASRGFSLPATEETLTSTGNINQNIKPETGYNFELGGKLHFFNKKLYTQIAIYRMEIKDLLVAKRIGDDQYEGVNAGKTFHEGIEISLNHNWPINKIFNLNSYIGASIGNYEFKEFVDNGNDFSGNKLTGVPANTASAGFTLNTTSGFYFSADFQFTDKIPMNDSNANFSDSYSLLNLKTGYQFEIFSGLTTHLDAGINNVMNEKYASMILTNATGVGNAQPRFYYPGLPINFYGIISLNYVF; from the coding sequence ATGATTTTAAAAAAATGTTTTCTTCTTCTTTTAATTCTTTTTGTTTCTCAAAACATTTCAGCACAAGAAAATATTGATACTACAAAAACTCAAAAACTAAATGAAGTTTTAATTAGTCCGCTTCACATAAATCGTGATTTGCAAAACAGTCCCGCTTCGATTGGCATTTTATCCGAAAAAGAATTGCTTCGAAATAATACTACAGATATTAACAATGTCATTAATGCGATTCCGGGTGTTTTTATGCAATCTTCAAATATCACAACAACTCGAATTTCAATTCGCGGAATTGGCGCGAGAACTCCATACGGAACCAATAAAATTAGAGCTTTTTACGGAAGCATTCCGTTGACTTCTGGAAACAGCGAAACTGTTATTGACGATATTGATCTTCAAAACATCAATCAAATTGAAATTATAAAAGGACCGCTTTCGAGTGTTTACGGCGCAGGTTTGGGCGGCGCAATTTTGATTTCTCCTCAAACTTTAAAAAAAGGAAATTATAAAGCCGAAGTAAGTTCTGTTTTTGGTTCTTACGGATTATTGAAAAATAGAATTTCTTTTGATTTGAATGAAAAAGAATCTTCTTTAAGTCTGAGTTATCATAATTTAAAAACCGATGGTTGGCGCCAAAACAGCGCTTATAATCGGGAAGGAATTACGCTTGGCGGAGAATTATTTAGAAATAGAAATAGCAAACTGACGTATTTTTCGAATTATACTTATCTGAAAGCTTATATTCCGAGTTCGATTAATAAAACAACTTTCGAAAATAATCCGAAGGCGGGCGCACCGACTTGGGTTGCCGCAAAAGGTTTTAAAGAATACAAATCGACTTTGGGCGGATTGGCTTATGATTTTTCAATTAATGAAAATTTAAAAAATTCAACTTCTGTTTTCATCAATTATAAAGACAGCAACGAACCGCGTCCGTTTGATATTTTGCGTCAATATACTTTTGCTTCGGGCGTACGAACTCAGTTTTCGGGAGATTTTAATATCGGAAAAATCAAAAATCAATTTATTGCTGGATTGGAATATTTCAGAGATAATTACAGCGGAAATACTTTTCAAAATCTCTATCAGCAAAATAATGAAAACGGAAGTCTGCAAGGCGATCAACTTTCGGCAACCGATCAAAAAAGAGATTTTTACAATATTTTTTCTCAAATCAGAACTTTGCTTTCTGAACATTTTGAGATTCAGGCGGGTTTAAATTACAACAAAACCAAATTTGAATTGCAGAATGATTTTCCCGCTTCCGCGAATAATCAAAAGGAAAAATATAGTTATGACGGGATTTTTTCACCTCAACTTTCATTCTTATTCAAACCAAATGAAGTGCAAACTTTTTACTTTTCTGCCAGCCGAGGATTTTCTCTTCCCGCAACCGAAGAAACTTTAACTTCAACAGGAAATATTAATCAGAACATTAAACCAGAAACAGGTTATAATTTTGAATTGGGTGGAAAATTGCATTTTTTCAATAAAAAACTTTACACTCAAATTGCCATTTATAGAATGGAAATAAAAGATTTATTAGTTGCCAAAAGAATCGGCGACGATCAATACGAAGGTGTAAATGCTGGAAAAACTTTTCATGAAGGAATCGAAATTTCCTTAAATCATAATTGGCCAATAAATAAGATTTTCAATTTAAACTCCTATATCGGAGCTTCAATCGGAAACTATGAATTTAAAGAATTTGTAGACAACGGAAATGATTTTTCTGGAAACAAATTAACGGGAGTTCCTGCCAATACTGCAAGCGCAGGTTTTACTTTAAATACAACTTCTGGATTTTATTTTAGTGCCGATTTTCAGTTTACAGATAAAATTCCGATGAACGATTCTAATGCAAATTTTTCCGATTCTTATTCTTTATTAAATTTAAAAACGGGTTATCAATTTGAAATTTTTTCAGGTTTAACAACACATTTAGATGCGGGAATTAATAATGTTATGAACGAAAAATACGCTTCGATGATTTTAACTAATGCAACTGGCGTAGGAAATGCACAACCAAGATTTTATTATCCAGGATTACCTATAAACTTTTACGGAATTATCTCATTAAATTACGTATTTTAG
- the obgE gene encoding GTPase ObgE → MTEGNFVDYVKIYVSSGKGGKGSTHLHREKFIEKGGPDGGDGGRGGHVYLVGNKGLWTLFHLKFARHIKAGHGGDGGGDRSTGADGEDKIIEVPLGTVVKDKETGETLFEITEHGEKQILARGGKGGLGNWHFRSSTNQTPRYAQPGLLGIEMDVILELKVLADVGLVGFPNAGKSTLLSVLTSAKPKIADYPFTTLKPNLGIVAYRDFQSFVIADIPGIIEGAAEGKGLGHYFLRHIERNSTLLFLVPVDTPDIKGEYDILVNELTKYNPEMLDKERLVVISKCDMLDDELKAELKAELDVSFKDVPYMFISSVAQQGLTDLKDRLWKMLNE, encoded by the coding sequence ATGACAGAAGGGAATTTTGTAGATTACGTTAAGATATATGTTTCTTCCGGAAAAGGAGGAAAAGGATCTACGCATTTACATAGAGAGAAATTTATTGAAAAAGGTGGTCCAGACGGAGGAGACGGAGGTCGTGGAGGACATGTATATTTAGTTGGGAATAAAGGGCTTTGGACATTATTTCACTTAAAGTTTGCGCGTCACATTAAAGCTGGACACGGTGGAGACGGTGGTGGAGATCGTAGTACAGGTGCAGACGGAGAAGATAAAATCATTGAAGTGCCGCTAGGAACTGTTGTAAAAGACAAAGAAACGGGTGAAACACTTTTTGAGATTACAGAACACGGAGAAAAACAAATTCTGGCAAGAGGAGGAAAAGGAGGTTTAGGGAACTGGCATTTTAGAAGTTCAACAAATCAAACGCCTCGTTATGCACAGCCAGGTTTGCTTGGAATAGAAATGGATGTTATTCTAGAACTTAAAGTTCTGGCAGATGTTGGTTTAGTTGGTTTCCCAAATGCTGGAAAATCTACTTTATTGTCTGTTTTAACCTCTGCGAAACCAAAAATTGCAGATTATCCGTTTACAACATTAAAACCAAATTTAGGAATTGTTGCTTATAGAGATTTTCAATCTTTTGTAATTGCCGATATTCCTGGAATTATAGAAGGTGCTGCAGAAGGAAAAGGTTTAGGGCATTATTTCTTGCGTCATATTGAGCGTAATTCTACATTATTATTTTTAGTTCCTGTTGATACGCCAGACATTAAAGGAGAATATGATATTTTAGTTAATGAGTTAACGAAATACAATCCAGAAATGTTAGACAAAGAACGTCTTGTTGTTATTTCAAAATGCGATATGCTTGACGATGAACTAAAAGCAGAATTGAAAGCAGAGCTAGATGTTTCTTTCAAAGATGTTCCATATATGTTTATTTCGTCAGTTGCGCAACAAGGCTTGACTGACTTGAAAGATAGACTTTGGAAAATGCTTAACGAATAA
- a CDS encoding S46 family peptidase: protein MKKVILFLTMCLMAFPMRADEGMWFLMFIERLNHRDMEKMGLQLTAEEIYSINNHSLKDAIVQFNGGCTAEIVSNSGLVLTNHHCGYSAIAELSTAEQNHLKNGFWAKNRSEELKPKSLFVRFFVRMDDVSKRILSKVNDTMTETERNKIIQQEIALIEKENSENGKYTVSVRPFFQGNEYYYFVYQDYTDVRLVGTPPESVGKFGGDTDNWEWPRQTGDFSMFRVYADKDGNPAAYSKENVPLKPKHHLPVSLKGVKENDFAMILGYPGRTNRWMPAGGIEQNIKYAYPAWVEGAKTGMDVMKKYMDKDATVRLQYASKYASTANYWKNRQGMIDALTKAGTVDTKAAQEDKFYEWASKPANKEKYENVIPTINDYYRETNLKARHDNYLTQLLRTSSYASGPASLGNALIAYYKENDAKKAEMLPKINAMVEAIYGEFYAPLEKDVLTAQLNLYASKAAEYGLAPEIAKMKTANNGDFTADIAKATEQSYFTSKEKIVAFLADPKPVAITHDPLYIISNDLMTKYRSKTEDQAKADDGFATAYRKLVEGLRESKLNAIQYPDANSTLRLTYGKVRALPADPRNDAKINNYTTMESMVKKYKAGDQEFDLPARLLELNKKKDFGQYADKAGYMPVNFLTDNDITGGNSGSPVINGKGELIGIAFDGNIEAMAGDVIFDSKLQRTINVDIRYVLWIIDKYAGAKNIIDELTIAK from the coding sequence ATGAAAAAAGTAATTTTATTCTTGACCATGTGCCTTATGGCTTTCCCAATGAGAGCCGATGAAGGAATGTGGTTTTTGATGTTTATCGAAAGATTGAACCATAGAGATATGGAAAAAATGGGCTTGCAATTGACAGCCGAAGAAATTTACAGTATCAATAATCATAGTTTAAAAGATGCGATTGTACAATTCAATGGTGGATGTACAGCAGAAATCGTTTCAAACAGCGGATTGGTATTGACTAATCATCACTGCGGATACAGTGCGATTGCAGAACTTTCAACTGCAGAACAAAATCATTTAAAAAATGGTTTTTGGGCAAAAAACCGTTCAGAAGAACTGAAACCTAAATCTTTATTTGTTCGTTTCTTCGTACGTATGGATGACGTTTCTAAAAGAATTTTGTCTAAAGTAAATGATACAATGACAGAAACTGAAAGAAATAAAATCATTCAGCAAGAAATTGCTTTGATCGAAAAAGAAAATAGCGAAAACGGAAAGTATACAGTTTCTGTTCGCCCTTTCTTTCAAGGAAATGAATATTACTATTTTGTTTACCAAGATTACACAGACGTTCGTTTAGTTGGAACTCCTCCTGAAAGCGTTGGTAAATTTGGTGGAGATACTGACAACTGGGAATGGCCTCGTCAAACTGGAGATTTCTCTATGTTTAGAGTTTATGCTGATAAAGATGGAAATCCCGCTGCATATTCTAAAGAAAATGTGCCTTTAAAACCAAAACATCATTTACCAGTTAGTTTAAAAGGTGTAAAAGAAAATGATTTTGCAATGATTTTAGGATATCCAGGAAGAACAAACCGTTGGATGCCAGCTGGTGGAATCGAGCAAAATATTAAATATGCTTATCCTGCGTGGGTTGAAGGTGCAAAAACCGGAATGGACGTTATGAAAAAGTATATGGATAAAGATGCAACTGTTCGTTTACAGTACGCTTCTAAATATGCTTCGACTGCAAATTACTGGAAAAACCGTCAAGGTATGATTGATGCTTTAACAAAAGCAGGAACGGTTGATACTAAAGCAGCGCAAGAAGATAAATTTTATGAGTGGGCAAGCAAACCTGCAAATAAAGAAAAATACGAGAATGTAATTCCGACTATCAACGATTATTACAGAGAAACAAACTTAAAAGCGCGTCACGATAATTATTTGACACAACTTTTGCGTACTTCTAGTTATGCAAGCGGACCTGCTAGTTTAGGAAATGCTTTAATTGCATACTACAAAGAAAATGATGCAAAGAAAGCAGAAATGCTTCCTAAAATCAATGCAATGGTTGAGGCAATCTATGGTGAATTTTACGCTCCATTAGAAAAAGATGTTTTAACGGCTCAATTGAATTTATACGCTTCAAAAGCTGCTGAATATGGACTTGCTCCAGAAATTGCAAAAATGAAAACAGCTAATAATGGTGACTTTACGGCTGATATAGCAAAAGCAACTGAACAAAGTTACTTTACATCTAAAGAAAAAATAGTAGCATTTTTAGCAGATCCAAAACCTGTAGCAATTACACACGATCCATTATATATTATTTCTAATGATTTGATGACAAAATACCGTTCTAAAACTGAAGATCAAGCAAAAGCTGATGACGGTTTTGCAACAGCTTACCGCAAATTGGTTGAAGGTTTAAGAGAGTCAAAGTTGAATGCAATTCAGTATCCAGATGCAAACTCTACTTTGAGATTGACTTACGGAAAAGTTCGTGCTTTACCTGCAGATCCTCGTAATGACGCTAAAATCAATAACTATACTACAATGGAAAGTATGGTTAAAAAATACAAAGCAGGAGATCAAGAATTTGACTTGCCAGCTCGTTTGTTAGAATTGAACAAGAAAAAAGATTTCGGACAATATGCTGATAAAGCGGGATATATGCCAGTAAACTTTTTAACTGATAATGACATCACAGGAGGAAATTCTGGTTCTCCAGTTATTAACGGAAAAGGAGAATTAATCGGAATTGCTTTTGATGGAAATATCGAAGCTATGGCTGGAGACGTTATTTTTGACTCTAAATTACAAAGAACAATCAATGTTGATATTCGTTACGTACTTTGGATTATCGACAAATACGCTGGAGCGAAAAATATAATCGACGAATTGACGATTGCTAAGTAA
- a CDS encoding hemolysin family protein: MEILIIFFLILLNGVFSMSEIALISARKNRLETAAKKGNKSAKTALDLANSPNKFLSTVQIGITLIGILTGIYSGDKITADVELFVAGFEVLKPYAHSIAVGIVVVVLTFFSLVLGELLPKRIGLNYPEAIAKMVAMPMKVISIITAPFIWLLTSSTDFLLNVFQIKPTADGKVTEEEIKAIIKEGTEVGEVQEIEQDIVERVFHIGDRKVNSLMTHRKSVDMLPLKENKEKIKELVVQDLHAVYPVYNDNYDDIVGVVTLKNIFANIEKDNFDLSAIMSDAPYLMEQTTAYKALENFKKTGVHYALVSDEYGVFQGLITLNDILEALVGDAAEFYKDEFQLIEREDGSWLVDGHYSLHDFLTYFELDELTNDYEVNTVSGMIMTELSRIPKEGEKLIWQKFTLEVVDMDGVKIDKVLVKALKE; this comes from the coding sequence TTGGAAATACTAATTATATTTTTTCTAATTCTCTTAAACGGAGTTTTCTCCATGTCTGAAATCGCATTGATTTCTGCCCGTAAAAACAGGTTAGAAACTGCTGCGAAAAAAGGAAATAAAAGTGCAAAAACAGCACTCGATTTAGCCAATTCGCCAAACAAATTTCTATCGACAGTACAAATCGGAATTACCTTAATCGGAATTTTAACAGGTATTTATTCTGGTGACAAAATCACGGCAGATGTTGAACTTTTTGTAGCAGGTTTTGAAGTTCTTAAACCTTACGCACATTCAATTGCTGTTGGAATTGTGGTTGTAGTTTTAACTTTTTTCTCATTGGTTTTGGGAGAATTACTTCCAAAACGAATCGGATTAAATTATCCAGAAGCAATTGCAAAAATGGTTGCAATGCCAATGAAAGTAATTTCAATTATTACGGCGCCATTTATTTGGTTATTAACTTCATCGACAGATTTTTTACTGAATGTTTTTCAGATAAAACCAACTGCCGACGGAAAAGTTACTGAAGAAGAAATTAAAGCCATTATTAAAGAAGGTACAGAAGTTGGAGAAGTTCAAGAAATTGAACAAGATATTGTGGAGCGTGTTTTTCATATTGGAGATAGAAAAGTAAATTCTTTAATGACACACCGCAAGTCTGTTGACATGTTGCCATTAAAAGAAAATAAAGAAAAAATCAAAGAATTAGTCGTTCAAGATTTGCATGCAGTTTATCCGGTTTACAATGATAATTACGATGATATTGTTGGAGTAGTAACACTTAAAAATATCTTCGCAAATATCGAAAAAGATAATTTCGACTTATCAGCAATTATGTCTGACGCACCTTATTTAATGGAACAAACTACGGCTTACAAAGCTTTAGAGAATTTCAAGAAAACAGGTGTTCACTACGCTTTAGTTTCAGATGAATATGGAGTTTTTCAAGGTTTGATTACTTTGAATGATATTTTAGAAGCTTTAGTTGGAGATGCTGCTGAATTCTATAAAGATGAATTTCAGCTTATCGAAAGAGAAGACGGTTCATGGCTGGTTGATGGACATTATTCGTTACACGATTTCTTAACTTATTTTGAGTTAGACGAATTGACAAACGATTACGAAGTAAACACCGTAAGTGGAATGATTATGACGGAACTTTCACGTATACCAAAAGAGGGTGAAAAATTAATCTGGCAGAAATTTACACTAGAAGTTGTCGATATGGACGGCGTAAAAATTGATAAAGTACTTGTAAAAGCGCTTAAAGAGTAA
- the hpt gene encoding hypoxanthine phosphoribosyltransferase — protein sequence MIQLHDKQFVPFISAKEIDFALTKMVAQVEDDFGDDTPIFIGVLNGAFMVVSDFLKKYKKPCEVSFIKMASYEGTETTNTVKELIGINQDLTGRTVIIIEDIIDTGNTIEELKHLFKAQNVKHFKIATLFFKPEAYKKDIKIDYIGVRIPNKFIVGYGLDYDGLGRNLTEIYKLAE from the coding sequence ATGATACAACTTCACGATAAACAATTTGTTCCGTTTATTTCGGCTAAAGAAATTGATTTTGCTTTAACTAAAATGGTGGCTCAGGTAGAGGATGATTTTGGAGATGATACACCCATTTTTATTGGAGTTTTGAATGGCGCTTTTATGGTCGTGTCAGATTTTCTAAAAAAATATAAAAAACCATGCGAAGTTTCATTTATAAAAATGGCATCGTATGAAGGAACTGAAACGACAAATACCGTTAAAGAATTAATAGGAATCAATCAGGATTTGACTGGAAGAACAGTTATAATTATTGAAGATATTATCGATACTGGGAATACAATAGAAGAATTAAAGCATTTGTTTAAAGCACAAAATGTAAAGCATTTTAAAATTGCAACATTGTTCTTTAAACCAGAAGCATATAAAAAAGACATAAAAATAGATTATATCGGAGTTAGAATTCCGAACAAATTTATTGTAGGTTACGGTTTAGACTATGATGGATTAGGAAGAAACTTAACCGAGATTTACAAATTAGCAGAATAA
- a CDS encoding DUF1287 domain-containing protein: protein MKTLPIILLLFVFISCEKKESKALAIINDAEAKTFLEKLSQAAISIIDPSIDYDPAYFKIDYPNGDVPKGKGVCTDVIIRSYRILNIDLQKEVHEDMIENFSLYPKLKKWGMTKTDTNIDHRRVPNLEVFFERKGTKLPVTQNANDYKTGELVTWMINDKLPHIGIVTNKKSSDGKRNLIVHNVGGGQVLEDCLFEYKIIGHFKYEKEN from the coding sequence ATGAAAACATTACCAATTATTCTTCTACTTTTTGTTTTCATTTCATGTGAGAAAAAAGAATCAAAAGCTTTAGCTATTATAAATGATGCTGAAGCTAAAACTTTTTTGGAAAAATTATCTCAAGCCGCAATCTCAATAATTGATCCGTCGATTGATTATGATCCAGCATATTTTAAAATTGATTACCCGAATGGAGATGTACCAAAAGGAAAAGGCGTTTGTACAGATGTCATAATTCGCTCGTATCGCATTTTAAATATCGATTTGCAAAAGGAAGTTCATGAAGATATGATCGAGAATTTTTCACTTTACCCCAAACTCAAAAAATGGGGAATGACAAAAACAGACACTAATATTGATCATAGAAGAGTTCCGAATCTTGAAGTATTTTTTGAAAGAAAAGGAACTAAATTACCTGTAACTCAAAATGCAAATGATTATAAAACTGGAGAATTAGTCACTTGGATGATTAATGATAAATTGCCACATATCGGTATTGTAACCAACAAAAAATCTTCTGACGGAAAACGAAATCTTATCGTTCATAATGTCGGCGGCGGCCAAGTTTTAGAAGATTGTTTATTTGAATATAAAATCATTGGTCATTTTAAATATGAGAAAGAGAATTAG
- a CDS encoding PQQ-dependent sugar dehydrogenase, whose amino-acid sequence MKKSLPLFSVALLALMTSCNGQVKKEEKEALAKQPSNVVKTAIGKITLPPPYATESKTKNSKVIGWPEGKTPTAPEGFTVTKFADGFENPRWSYIGPNNDIFVVESGTRTSKNQIIVLRDNDKDGKYETREVFISGLNRPLGMLILKDFFYIANTDGLYRYPYKNAPLKLETKGTKIVELPAGGYNNHWTRSLLANPDGTKIYIGVGSGSNVGENGMDKEIRRAAILEINPDGTGEKIYAEGLRNPMGMDWNPANKKELWTAVNERDELGDDLVPDYITSVKRGGFYGWPYSYFGSIPDPRWKGKGEQKDLVEKAIVPDVPVGAHTASLGLAFYTKDAFPAKYKNGAFVGQHGSWNRSKISGYKVLFVPFKDGKPSGKPEDFLTGFISDNDKAEVYGRPVAVTVMNDGSLLVNDDSGNTIWKVTAK is encoded by the coding sequence ATGAAAAAATCCTTACCGCTATTTTCAGTAGCATTATTAGCATTAATGACTTCCTGTAATGGACAAGTAAAAAAAGAAGAAAAAGAAGCGCTGGCTAAACAACCTAGTAACGTTGTAAAAACAGCAATTGGAAAGATTACGCTTCCTCCGCCCTACGCAACCGAATCAAAAACAAAGAACAGCAAGGTTATAGGCTGGCCAGAAGGCAAAACACCAACAGCGCCAGAAGGTTTTACGGTTACAAAATTTGCAGACGGATTTGAGAATCCGCGTTGGAGTTATATAGGTCCAAACAATGATATTTTTGTTGTTGAAAGCGGAACTAGAACAAGCAAAAACCAAATTATAGTTTTGCGCGACAATGATAAAGACGGAAAATATGAAACTCGAGAAGTTTTTATTTCTGGTTTAAACAGACCTTTAGGAATGTTAATTCTAAAAGACTTTTTTTATATTGCCAATACTGACGGACTTTACCGTTATCCTTATAAAAACGCACCATTAAAATTAGAAACTAAAGGAACTAAAATTGTTGAACTTCCTGCTGGCGGATACAACAATCACTGGACAAGAAGTTTGCTCGCTAATCCTGACGGAACAAAAATTTATATTGGTGTTGGTTCAGGAAGTAATGTTGGAGAAAACGGAATGGATAAAGAAATTCGCCGTGCCGCAATCTTAGAAATTAATCCTGATGGAACCGGCGAAAAAATCTATGCCGAAGGTCTTAGAAATCCAATGGGAATGGATTGGAATCCTGCTAACAAAAAAGAACTTTGGACTGCGGTAAATGAAAGAGATGAACTTGGTGACGACTTAGTTCCAGATTATATTACAAGTGTAAAAAGAGGCGGTTTTTATGGATGGCCTTATTCGTATTTCGGAAGTATTCCTGATCCAAGATGGAAAGGGAAAGGAGAACAAAAAGATTTAGTAGAAAAAGCAATTGTTCCTGATGTTCCAGTTGGTGCTCACACTGCTTCTTTGGGATTAGCTTTTTATACAAAAGATGCTTTTCCGGCAAAATACAAAAACGGCGCTTTTGTAGGCCAGCATGGTTCTTGGAATCGTTCTAAAATTTCGGGTTATAAAGTGTTGTTCGTTCCTTTTAAAGATGGAAAACCTTCAGGAAAACCAGAAGATTTTTTAACTGGTTTTATTTCCGACAATGATAAAGCTGAAGTTTACGGACGTCCAGTTGCGGTTACTGTTATGAATGATGGATCGCTTTTGGTAAATGATGATAGCGGAAATACGATTTGGAAAGTGACTGCAAAATAA